A genomic window from Onychostoma macrolepis isolate SWU-2019 chromosome 22, ASM1243209v1, whole genome shotgun sequence includes:
- the LOC131530414 gene encoding SLAM family member 5-like, with translation MLCLLALLYYSWHLIGVFGVETDEIKSVLVTEEESVTLNTDVSVTQINKILWKFGDQGVLIALLDDNEVSLFNGTEGQFRDRLQLDHQTGSLTVMNIRTTDSGPYELNIKGGPGDRVKKFNVTVYSCLLIPVITRDSSQCSSSSSSSYCSLLCSVMNVSHVTLSWYKGNSLLSSISVSHLISSVSLHLEVENQDKNTYSCVLNNPISNQTTHLDISQLCHTCSEIHCCGVTEAVIRLAITVLVGVPVVAFIVYDIRSRNAV, from the exons ATGCTTTGCCTGTTGGCCTTGCTTTATTATTCGTGGCATCTCATCG gtgtgtttggtgtTGAGACAGATGAAATAAAGTCAGTGTTAGTGACGGAGGAAGAATCTGTCACACTAAACACTGATGTTTCTGTAACACAGATAAATAAGATACTGTGGAAGTTTGGAGATCAAGGTGTTCTCATAGCTCTCTTAGATGACAATGAGGTCTCATTATTTAATGGTACTGAAGGGcaattcagagacagactgcagctggatcatcagactggatctctgaccgtCATGAAcatcagaaccacagactctggacctTATGAACTTAACATCAAGGGAGGGCCAGGGGACCGAGTCAAGAAATTCAATGTTACTGTCTATT CTTGCCTGCTCATTCCTGTCATCACCAGAGACTCTTCACAatgttcatcatcatcatcatcatcatattgttCATTGCTGTGTTCAGTGAtgaatgtgagtcatgtgactctctcctggtacaaaggaaacagtttattgtccagcatcagtgtgtctcaTCTCATCAGCAGTGTCTCTTTACATCTGGAGGTGGAAAatcaggataaaaacacctacagctgtgtgctcaacaatcccatcagcaaccagaccacacatctggacatcagtcaACTCTGTCACACATGTTCAG aaattcACTGTTGTGGTGTTACTGAAGCTGTGATCCGATTGGCCATCACTGTTCTGGTGGGTGTGCCTGTTGTTGCTTTTATAGTTTATGACATCAGATCCAGAAACGCTGTGTAA
- the LOC131530387 gene encoding uncharacterized protein LOC131530387: MKTTLKIVPFLLVMCGVFGAETDEVKSVMEGDSVTLILDLTKIQKLYLIQWRFGDPGPVIAQIDGNEISYEDDERFRGRLQLNQTGSLSSVTITNIRTNHSGLYKAEISHNTGTLYIKFSVTVYESPSVFAGAEAEMKSVSVTEGDPVTLHVTQLQGNELILWRFGDEGKLIAKSDKEAKSSRLYDTDERFRDRLALDQTGSLIITNTRITDSGPYTVKISSNKQTLYKRFTVTVSEPGLSPGAITGIAVVMLLMAAAAAAVVVLYCRKTSELKNQKSKISERQNETSEISGKLKQMSEISAQLKQMTEDCEKELPEISEHHQTLKISEKLKEMSEISERLKQMSKYCEKELRKISERLKQMSLTKKGEISEQETPLIDEVEIFEQEIGAVSKEETRSEMEKGERERRIFVEDTVVSQAIGGPHGADGIVGDRQGKSLVVCNTGTEHSGVFTHESTGKGVNEETLQSDELLG; this comes from the exons ATGAAGACCACTTTAAAAATCGTTCCGTTTTTGCTAGTGATGTGTG gtgtgtttggtgcTGAAACAGATGAAGTGaagtcagtgatggagggagattctgttACTCTAATCCTCGATCTTACTAAAATACAGAAACTTTATCTGATACAGTGGAGGTTTGGAGATCCAGGTCCAGTCATTGCTCAAATTGATGGAAATGAAATCTCATATGAAGatgatgagagattcagaggCAGACTGCAGCTgaatcagactggatctctgtcATCTGtcaccatcacaaacatcagaaCTAATCACTCTGGACTTTATAAAGCAGAAATCAGCCACAACACTGGAACCTTATATATTAAGTTTAGTGTTACTGTCTATG AGTCTCCATCTGTTTTTGCTGGGGCTGAAGCTGAAATGAAGAGCGTGTCAGTGACAGAGGGAGATCCTGTCACTCTTCATGTTACTCAACTACAAGGAAATGAGCTGATACTGTGGAGGTTTGGAGATGAAGGGAAACTCATAGCTAAAAGTGATAAAGAGGCCAAGAGCTCAAGATTATATGATActgatgagagattcagagacagactggcgctggatcagactggatctctgatcatcacaaacaccagaatCACAGACTCTGGACCTTATACAGTGAAGATCAGCAGCAACAAACAGACCTTATACAAGAGATTCACTGTCACTGTCAGTG AACCAGGTCTGTCTCCAGGTGCTATAACAGGGATTGCTGTTGTTATGCTGCTAATGGCTGCAGCTGCAGCTGCTGTTGTTGTACTTTATTGTCGCAAGACCTCTGAACTAAAAAATCAAAAGT CGAAGATCTCTGAACGACAAAATGAAACGT CGGAGATCTCTGGAAAACTAAAGCAAATGT CCGAGATCTCCGCACAACTAAAGCAAATGA CGGAGGACTGTGAAAAAGAATTGC CTGAGATATCTGAACACCATCAAACAT TGAAGATCTCAGAAAAACTAAAGGAAATGT CGGAGATCTCTGAACGACTAAAGCAAATGT CGAAGTACTGTGAAAAAGAATTGC GCAAGATCTCTGAACGACTAAAGCAAATGT CTTTGACAAAGAAAGGGGAGATCTCTGAACAAGAAACAC CTTTGATCGATGAAGTGGAGATCTTTGAACAAGAAATAG GTGCTGTCTCAAAAGAAGAGACAAGATCAGAGATGGAGAAAGGTGAAAGGGAACGGCGCATTTTTGTTGAAGACACTGTCGTAAGTCAAGCGATTGGAGGGCCGCATGGTGCTGATGGGATAGTCGGAGACAGACAGGGCAAGAGCCTTGTAGTCTGTAACACCGGTACTGAACATAGTGGAGTTTTTACACATG AATCAACAGGAAAAGGAGTGAATGAAGAAACACTACAATCCGATGAGCTGCTGGGTTAA